In Microplitis mediator isolate UGA2020A chromosome 2, iyMicMedi2.1, whole genome shotgun sequence, a single window of DNA contains:
- the LOC130662880 gene encoding short-chain specific acyl-CoA dehydrogenase, mitochondrial, producing the protein MNSLRIFGLRTINKLRTDRRCIASIASLPETHRMLQKTVRDFAEAELKPIAGQLDKEHKYPAEQIKKMGELGLMSIATSESLGGTGLDYMAYVIAMEEVSRGCASAGVIMSVNNSLYLGPIEKFGTEKQKEKYVTPFTDGTKVGCFALSEPGNGSDAGAASTVAKKEADGYRINGTKCWITNANEANGIVLFATTDKSKKHKGISAIIVDSPTKGLEIGKKEDKLGIRASSTCSLMFEDCLVPPENILGEPGMGFKIAMMSLDAGRIGIASQALGIAQASLDCAVEYSSKRMAFGNPIVKLQAIQQKIADMALRLESARLLTWRAAHLKDTSKPFTKEAAMAKLAASEAATFCSHQCIQILGGMGYVSDMPAERHYRDARITEIYEGTSEIQRLVIAGNIVKEYGVSG; encoded by the exons atgaacagcttaagaatttttg GTCTTAGgacgataaataaattacgtactGACAGAAGATGTATCGCTTCAATAGCAAGTCTACCAGAAACTCATCGCATGCTTCAAAAAACCGTGAG agattTTGCGGAAGCTGAGTTGAAACCGATTGCGGGACAACTTGACAAAGAGCACAAATATCCAGCGGAGCAGATAAAAAAGATGGGAGAGCTGGGATTAATGTCGATAGCGACATCAGAATCTCTTGGAGGCACTGGTTTGGATTACATGGCCTACGTGATTGCCATGGAAGAAGTATCTCGCGGATGTGCCAGCGCTGGTGTAATTATGAGCGTAAATAATTCATTGTATTTGGGTCCGATCGAGAAGTTTGGTACTGAAAAGCAGAAAGAAAAATACGTAACACCATTTACAGACGGTACTAAAGTAGGATGTTTCGCACTGAGTGAGCCTGGAAATGGTTCTGATGCTGGTGCAGCATCGACAGTTGCTAAAAAAGAAGCTGATGGCTACCGAATCAATGGAACCAAGTGCTGGATCACTAACGCCAATGAAGCTAACGGTATTGTACTGTTTGCTACAACtgataaatcaaaaaaacacAAAGGAATCAGTGCAATAATTGTCGATTCACCAACAAAAGGTCTGGAGATTGGTAAGAAAGAAGATAAACTGGGCATTCGTGCAAGCAGTACTTGTTCATTGATGTTTGAAGACTGTCTAGTACCACCAGAAAATATTCTTGGTGAACCCGGTATGGGTTTCAAAATAGCCATGATGTCTCTTGATGCCGGGAGAATTGGAATTGCAAGCCAAGCACTTGGAATCGCTCAAGCTTCACTTGACTGTGCCGTCGAGTACTCAAGCAAACGTATGGCATTTGGTAATCCGATAGTCAAATTACAGGCAATCCAACAAAAAATCGCCGACATGGCATTAAGACTTGAAAGCGCGAGATTATTGACATGGCGAGCTGCTCATCTCAAAGACACCAGTAAACCATTTACCAAAGAAGCCGCGATGGCTAAATTAGCAGCTTCCGAGGCCGCGACTTTCTGCTCGCATCAGTGCATTCAAATTCTCGGTGGCATGGGTTACGTGTCTGATATGCCGGCAGAACGTCATTACAGAGATGCCAGGATCACTGAAATTTATGAAGGGACTTCTGAAATTCAGCGACTTGTCATTGCTGGTAATATCGTCAAAGAATACGGAGTCTCTGGTTGA
- the LOC130662887 gene encoding phosphatidylinositol transfer protein alpha isoform, with product MLIKEFRVTLPLTVEEYQVAQLYSVAEASKNNTGGGEGIEVLKNEPFTDYPLLGGKYSSGQYTYKIYHLASKVPAYIRVLLPKNSLEIHEEAWNAYPYCKTVISNPGYMKDNFFIMIESFHIADTGNQSNVHELPPEKLKIREVVHIDIAHDPIASADYKEDEDPTKFKSEKTGRGPLVSKDWKNNVSPVMTCYKLVTCEFKWFGLQTRVESFIQKAERRLFTNFHRQVFCWTDRWYGLTMEDIRAIEDNTKEELDRQRHEGEVRGMRADE from the exons ATGCTCATCAAGGAATT CCGTGTCACCCTGCCACTTACTGTTGAAGAG taccaAGTGGCTCAACTGTACTCTGTAGCAGAGGCAAGTAAAAATAACACAGGCGGCGGGGAAGGTATCGAGGTATTAAAGAATGAACCGTTCACGGACTACCCACTGTTGGGAGGTAAATATTCCTCGGGACAATACACCTACAAGATTTATCATCTAGCCAGTAAAGTACCAGCGTACATACGCGTCCTTTTACCAAAGAACTCGTTGGAAATCCACGAGGAGGCATGGAATGCTTATCCATACTGCAAAACAGTAATCAGT AATCCTGGATACatgaaagataatttttttatcatgattGAGTCATTTCATATTGCAGACACTGGCAATCAGAGCAAC GTCCATGAACTACCaccagaaaaattaaaaatacgtgAAGTGGTACACATAGACATCGCCCATGATCCGATAGCCAGTGCGGACTACAAGGAGGATGAGGATCCGACGAAATTTAAGTCTGAAAAAACGGGCCGAGGACCGCTAGTCAGCAAAGACTGGAAGAACAACGTGTCTCCTGTAATGACGTGTTACAAACTCGTGACATGTGAGTTCAAATGGTTTGGGTTGCAAACACGAGTCGAGAGCTTCATCCAGAAAGCTGAGAGACGTCTCTTTACCAACTTCCATCGGCAGGTATTCTGCTGGACAGACCGCTGGTACGGACTCACGATGGAAGACATTCGAGCGATTGAAGACAACACCAAGGAAGAACTCGATAGG CAAAGACACGAAGGAGAAGTACGCGGTATGCGAGCTGATGAATGA